A part of Leishmania panamensis strain MHOM/PA/94/PSC-1 chromosome 34 sequence genomic DNA contains:
- a CDS encoding tetrapyrrole methylase, putative (TriTrypDB/GeneDB-style sysID: LpmP.34.3190), producing MLGWFGARFAAPLYLHQVIGAPCSAATQYSHACASCASCASPASSSAVALVTPVRRLSSTACRFSGTFHYRKVRLTPEDALDPLTKPTNIDKGALHIVSVPIGNLKDFSLRALEVLRGVDYIITTDRPATKTLLDLVNIPNQGRLIHYSRGNCSSSREKLVELLKGGRSMALVTTSGTPCIGDVGAELVQEMQQSDIRVTAVPGASAVMSALAVSGLTTSAYESAKSHKRGTDAAGHDNITLSPQTFEDGSFFFGNVLPKSHGARLRILRTIVAPATFPCVFYEVPRRLVMVLQDIASVLPRRRVYVTHELTKLNESLHAGTAERLVGFYLRQEAQMLVKKGQLVLVIAGAGPKETAAWLEKEAAKRRRLRHTIRDLMKDAPPVALPHRGSATGSSGPNAADSSSGGLSVTTAKEERRQRKQKRAELRRLRQRRKRDRLIRAIESEQERLQVILASNRNDASRMT from the coding sequence ATGTTGGGGTGGTTTGGAGCACGCTTTGCAGCCCCCTTGTACCTTCATCAGGTCATTGGGGCACCGTGCTCCGCTGCAACGCAGTATTCTCATGCGTGCGCATCGTGCGCATCGTGCGCCTCGCCCGCCAGCTCTTCAGCTGTGGCCCTCGTCACTCCAGTTCGAAggctcagcagcactgcttGTCGTTTTAGCGGCACCTTCCACTACCGAAAGGTGCGCCTCACGCCTGAGGACGCGCTCGACCCTCTCACAAAGCCAACCAACATCGACAAGGGCGCCTTGCACATCGTGTCGGTGCCGATCGGAAACTTGAAGGACTTCTCCCTGCGGGCTCTCGAAGTGCTGCGCGGTGTCGACTACATCATCACCACCGATCGCCCTGCTACCAAGACTCTCCTGGACCTCGTTAACATACCCAACCAGGGTCGTCTCATTCACTACAGCCGCGGAAattgcagctcctcgcgcgAGAAGCTGGTGGAGTTACTAAAGGGGGGGCGCAGCATGGCACTGGTCACTACGAGCGGTACCCCGTGCATTGGTGACGTTGGTGCGGAGCTTGTGCAAGAGATGCAGCAGAGCGACATTCGCGTCACAGCTGTGCCGGGGGCGTCAGCCGTGATGAGCGCGCTGGCAGTATCTGGCTTGACGACTTCTGCTTACGAATCCGCCAAGAGCCACAAGCGAGGCACCGACGCAGCCGGCCATGACAACATAACCCTCTCCCCTCAGACCTTCGAGGAcggctcttttttttttgggaaCGTGCTACCCAAGTCTCACGGAGCGCGGCTCCGGATTCTCCGCACTATCGTTGCTCCAGCCACATTTCCGTGCGTCTTCTACGAGGTTCCGCGTCGActggtgatggtgctgcaggacatTGCATCTGTGCTGCCACGCCGGCGCGTCTACGTCACGCATGAGCTGACGAAGCTGAACGAATCTTTGCACGCCGGCACAGCCGAGCGACTCGTTGGTTTTTACCTCCGCCAAGAGGCACAGATGCTGGTGAAGAAGGGGCAACTTGTTTTGGTGATTGCCGGTGCTGGACCGAAAGAGACGGCTGCGtggctggagaaggaggcggcgaagcgGCGGCGTTTGCGCCACACCATCCGTGATCTTATGAAAGACGCCCCGCCTGTGGCATTGCCGCACCGGGGCTCTGCgacgggcagcagcgggccaAATGCAGCAGACTCGTCATCAGGAGGGCTCAGCGTGACaacagcgaaggaggagcggcggcagcggaagCAGAAGCGAGCTGAGCTGCGACGCTtgcggcagaggagaaagCGCGACCGCCTTATCCGGGCAATCGAATCAGAGCAGGAGAGGCTGCAAGTAATCCTTGCCAGTAACCGGAACGATGCTAGCCGGATGACGTGA